The nucleotide sequence ACATTGTTGAGGCGATAAGGGCATTGCCCGGAGTCATACAGACAGAGACATTTCCGGTTTTGAAAGAGGATTAAAAGCATAAAGAATAAAAACAGCAAAAGCATACGCTATATTTGGGGGGTTAAAAATGAACATTGCGCTTATAGGATATGGGAAAATGGGAAACATCATTGAAAAAATTGCCAGAGCCAGGGGGCACACTATTAAGGCAATTGTTGATCCAAATATAAAAGGCAGCAACGTGCATAATGAAATAACAGAATCTGCCTTGAAAGATGTTGATGTATGCCTTGATTTCACGCATCCGTCTGTTGTTATAGAAAACATCAAAAAGGCTGCAAAGCTTGGCAAGAGCATTGTTGTCGGCACAACAGGATGGTATGATAAGCTGGAAGAAGTAAAAGATGTTGTTAAGAAATCAAATATTGGCCTGATATACAGCGGCAACTTTTCAATAGGAGTGAACATTTTTTTAAAAATAATAGAGAATGCTGCAAAGCTGATGAACAATGCCCCGGAATATGATATTTTTGCATACGAGCTGCACCACAGCCAGAAAGCAGATTCGCCAAGCGGAACAGCAAAGATGATCGGCGACATTTTGATAAAGAACATTGAAAGAAAAAATAAGATTGCAACAGAAAGGCTGGACAGAAAAATCAGCCCGGATGAAATACATTTTGCCAGCGTTAGAGGCGGAACAAT is from Candidatus Woesearchaeota archaeon and encodes:
- the dapB gene encoding 4-hydroxy-tetrahydrodipicolinate reductase gives rise to the protein MNIALIGYGKMGNIIEKIARARGHTIKAIVDPNIKGSNVHNEITESALKDVDVCLDFTHPSVVIENIKKAAKLGKSIVVGTTGWYDKLEEVKDVVKKSNIGLIYSGNFSIGVNIFLKIIENAAKLMNNAPEYDIFAYELHHSQKADSPSGTAKMIGDILIKNIERKNKIATERLDRKISPDEIHFASVRGGTIPGTHAIGFDSAADTIELTHTARNREGFALGAVMAAEFIKGKKGFYGIDDLMKNIMK